One Luteibacter sp. 9135 DNA segment encodes these proteins:
- a CDS encoding AAA family ATPase has protein sequence MSETPNATTPLQEAFLRLREELTRGIIGQPHLVECLLIALLADGHLLVEGAPGLAKTTAIKALATRVEADFHRIQFTPDLLPADLTGTDIFRPQTGSFEFERGPLFHNIVLADEINRAPAKVQSALLEAMAERQITIGRRTWPLPDLFMVMATQNPIEQEGTFALPEAQLDRFLMHVTIGYPDAEAELAILRLARQQAREAMHPVPPPAYMLRPADVFAARDAVLAVHMAAPLELYITQLVVATREAGKYGPELARWIAWGASPRATIALDRCARAHAWLAGRDFVVPEDIHAIAHEVLRHRVLPSYEAEAEGVRTDAVIDRLLDLVPLP, from the coding sequence ATGTCCGAGACGCCGAACGCCACGACCCCGCTCCAGGAGGCCTTCCTCCGCCTGCGTGAGGAACTGACCCGCGGCATCATCGGGCAGCCCCACCTGGTGGAGTGCCTGCTGATCGCGCTGCTGGCCGATGGCCACCTGCTGGTGGAGGGCGCGCCCGGGCTTGCCAAGACGACCGCCATCAAGGCCCTGGCCACCCGTGTGGAAGCGGACTTCCACCGTATCCAGTTCACGCCCGACCTGCTGCCAGCCGACCTCACGGGCACGGACATCTTCCGCCCGCAGACGGGCAGCTTCGAGTTCGAGCGGGGGCCGCTGTTCCACAACATCGTGCTGGCCGACGAGATCAACCGCGCGCCGGCGAAGGTGCAGTCGGCCTTGCTCGAGGCGATGGCCGAACGACAGATCACCATCGGTCGCCGCACGTGGCCGCTACCGGACCTGTTCATGGTCATGGCCACGCAGAACCCGATCGAGCAGGAGGGCACGTTCGCGCTGCCCGAGGCCCAGCTGGATCGTTTCCTGATGCACGTGACCATCGGCTACCCGGACGCCGAAGCCGAGCTGGCCATCCTGCGGCTGGCGCGCCAGCAGGCCCGCGAGGCGATGCATCCCGTGCCGCCGCCGGCCTATATGTTGCGTCCCGCGGATGTCTTCGCCGCGCGCGACGCGGTACTCGCCGTGCACATGGCCGCGCCGCTGGAGCTCTACATCACCCAGCTGGTGGTCGCCACGCGCGAGGCCGGTAAATACGGTCCGGAGCTGGCGCGCTGGATCGCCTGGGGCGCCAGCCCGCGCGCCACCATCGCACTGGATCGCTGCGCCCGCGCGCATGCGTGGCTGGCCGGTCGCGACTTCGTCGTGCCCGAGGACATCCACGCCATCGCCCACGAAGTGCTGCGCCATCGTGTGCTGCCCAGCTACGAAGCCGAGGCGGAAGGCGTGCGCACCGATGCCGTGATCGATCGCCTGCTGGATCTCGTGCCGCTGCCGTGA